TGCTCGCGAATGTCTCGGTCGTCACGGCCCAGCGCGCGCAGGACAAGGGGCTGGAGTTCCTGTTCGAGATTCCGCCCAGCGTACCCCGCCGTCTCAGTGGCGATCCGCTGCGGCTGGGCCAGGTGCTGATCAATCTGGTCAATAACGCGGTGAAGTTCACCGAAGCAGGCACCGTCACCATCCGCGCCGCCTTGCTTGAACAGGATGAGCAATCCGTCCAGCTCGCTTTCAGCGTTAGCGATACCGGTATCGGCATGTCCCCCGAGCAGCAGGGCCGTCTGTTCCAGGCCTTCACGCAGGCCGATGGCACCACCACGCGGCGCTTTGGCGGCACGGGCCTTGGCCTCAGCATTTCACGCCGGCTGGTAGAGCTGATGGGTGGCCAGATCACGGTGGAAAGCACGCCGGGCCAAGGTTCATGCTTCCGCTTTACCGTGAAACTGGGACTCCCCAAGACCAGCGAACGCGGTTACATCCTCCCGACCATGCTCAACAACCTCCGCATCCTGGTGGTGGATGACAACGCAGCAGCACGCGATATGCTGGTCGGCGCACTCGATTCCATGCCCCTGCGCGTTGATGCGGTCGAATCCGGCATCCGGGCGCTGGCGGCAATCCGTCAAGCCGATGCACAGGACGACCCATACCGTATCGTGCTCACCGACTGGCAGATGCGCGATCTGGACGGCATCGAGCTGGTCCGCAAGATCAAGGTACCGGATCAGCTCGCGGTCTTGCCCCATATGGTGATGGTGACGGCATTCGGCCGCGAGGAAATCCGCCACCGCGCCGAAATGGCCGGGGTAGACGCCTTCCTGCTCAAGCCGGTCAATCGTTCCACCCTGATCGACACCCTGGTCACGCTGGTCGGCTGCGACGACGATCCGGGACACAGCGGCAATGCGCCCATCGGCGACATGCCGGCAGGCCAGCGCGTGCTGCTGGTGGAGGACAACGAAGTCAATCAGCAGATTGCCCGCGAGCTGCTGGAAAGCTTTGGTCTTGATGTCGATGTGGCCGGGAATGGCCGGGATGCCATCACCCGGCTCCACGGTGTGGCGCCCGATCATTACGCCCTGCTGTTCATGGACCTGCAGATGCCGGTCATGGATGGCCATGAGGCCACCTTGGCCATTCGTACCGATACCCGCTATGCCGCCTTGCCCATCGTGGCCATGACCGCACACGCCATGATTGAGGAGCGCGAGCGTTGCCTCGCCGAGGGCATGCAGGATCACATCAGCAAACCGATTGATCCCGAGCAGCTTCGCGCTTGCGTGCTGCGCTGGATCGGCGCCCGGCATGTCGAGACGCCGGCCACCGTGCTCCCGGCCGGCGACGAACTGAGCCATATCGCCGGACTGGATGCACGTGCCGGCATACGGCGCGTTTCGGGCAACACGGCGCTTTACCGCCGCCTGCTGGGCCAGTTCGCCAGCCGCTTTGCCACCAGTGCCGCAACAGTCCGCACCCAGTTGGCGAGCGACCGAACCGAAGCCGAGCGGGAAGCACACTCGCTGCGCGGTACTGCCGCCAATCTGGGTGCCGATGATCTGGCCGAGCTGGCCGGCGAAATCGAGGAAGCCATCCGCGACGGCGCCGCAGCTGAAGATCTGGAGGCCGGGCTGGTCAAGCTGGACTTGGCGCTATCTGCACTCTGCGGCGAAATCGCGACCCTGGATGCGCCCGATGCGGCCCAGGTCGATACCCGCGTCAGCCCAGCCAGCGCCGCCTCACGCCTGTCGCGCCTGCTGCAGGACAATGACGGCGAAGCGCAAGACTGGCTCTACGATCACGGCGCCCTGCTGCGCACCACACTGGGCGACAGCTTCGGGGCGGTGGAACAGGCCGTGCGCCAATACGACTACGATGCCGCCCATGCCCTGCTGATTGCGCTGACTGCGCGCGCAGGCATAACGCTGCATGCCGATACTCTGGACGAATCCGCCACATGAGCCACCCAACGGTAAGCCAGGAACCCTGGCGGTCTACTTTTCAGACTGCGCTGACGCGCATGCGTGACGATCCCGTCGCCACCATGCAGACCGGCGAGCAGATGCTGGCCGAAGGCAAGGCGCAAAACGACATCGCACAACAGCTTTATGGCGAGCTGACCATTGCCTTGAGCCAGTATTTTGCCGATGGCAGCCGCAGCAACGAGGCCGCCCTGCGCGATCTCAACCAGCGCTTTACCGCACTGCAGTGTCGCGACGGCATGCTGCTGGCCCGCTTTGGCATGATTGCGGTCCAGCGCGTGATGGGCCGCATTGAAGAAGCCTACCGTCTTGGCCATGAGCTGCTGCTGCCCGCCATCCCCGAGGAACACAGTCTGGCCTCCGTGCTGGCCCTCAATACCATGGGCATCGTGGCGCAGGAAGCGGGGGTGACCGACGAGGCGATCCGCCATTTCTATGCAGCCCTCGATGCCGCGCGTGCACTCGACATGCAGGCACGGGTAGCCCAGATCACCTGCAATATCGGGGAACTGTTCTATATCTGCGGTAACGCCGAAGACGGCGAGACCATGCTGTGGGAGGCAAGGGAAATTGCCAAACGCTGCGGCGAGCGCTGGCTGCTGCCCTTTGTGAGCTTTGTGCTCGCCCTGTGCAAACTCTCGCGCGAAGACGTCGATGGCGCGCACGAGGTCATTGCCGAATTCATTGATGCCGGCATCGACACCTTGCAGACCACGCCGTCGAACCGGGGATTCTTTCTGGCAGTAGCTGCCTATACGCTGAGCCAGCGGAATGAACTGGACCGCGCCGAGCAGCTTTGTCAGCTGGCGCTGGCCAATATCGATACCTACGAGCAGCGGCACCTCAAACCCTATTCCTGGTGGGCAAGTGGTCATTTGCACCATGCCAGGGGCCGCCTCCCCGAGGCGATCCGGGATCTCAACCGGGCCATCGATGAGAACAGCGACATGGGCTATGTATTCATGCCCATGAAGGCGACAGCCGAACTGGCGCAGATTCATGAATCCCGTCAGGACTGGCCTGCCGCCCTCGCCGACTACAAGCGCTACCATGCCCTGTTCGAACGCGCCCAGGGTCAGGCCACCCGCACCAAGCTGCAGGTGGTGCGCATCCAGAGTGATCTGCGCGAAGCCGAGGCCGCGCGCCGGCTGGCCGAAGAAGCCACGCGCGCCAAATCCATGTTCCTCGCCAACATGAGCCACGAAATCCGCACGCCGATGAACGCAGTGATCGGCATGTCGCATCTGGCACTCAAGACACCCTTGTCGCCCAAGCAGAAAGACTATCTGCAAAAGATCCACGGCTCGGCCGTGTCACTGCTGGGCATCATCAACGACATCCTCGACTTCTCCAAGATCGAGGCCGGGAAGCTGGATCTGGATGTCTCCGACTTCGCCCTGAGCGACGTGATCAACCGCGTCAGCGATCTCACCGCCAGCCAGGCCGCCGACAAGGGGCTGGACTATCAGGTCACCCTGCCCGCCGACATCCCGCAGCAACTGCGCGGCGATGGCATGCGGCTGGGGCAGGTACTGACCAATCTGGTCAACAACGCCGTCAAGTTCACCGAACAAGGCAAAGTGCAGATCCAGGCCACGCTGGAGCACGAGGACAAACAGGGCGTAAGCCTGCGATTCTCGGTGCAGGACACCGGCATAGGCATGACGCCCGAACAGTGCGGCCGCCTGTTCCAGGCCTTTACGCAGGCAGACGGCACCACCACCCGTCGCTTTGGCGGTACCGGTCTGGGACTCAGCATTGCACGCCGACTGGTGGAACTGATGGGAGGCCGGATCTGGGTGGAAAGCACACCAGCAGTCGGCACGACCTTCCATTTCACCGTACGCATGCAGCGGGGCAGTGCGGCAGAGCGCGTCAGCAGCCACGATGTACGCAGCGCCCTGCCCGACTTCCGGGATATTGCCGTACTGCTCGTCGAGGACAACGATATCAACCAGCAGATTGCGGTAGAGCTGCTGCAAGCCGTCGGCGTGGTGGTTGAGGTGGCCGGCAACGGACAGGAGGCACTCGATCTGCTACGGCTGCATGATCGCCCGCCTTACGATCTGATTCTGCTGGATGTGCAGATGCCCGTGATGGATGGCTTCGAAACCATCCGCGCCATTCGTGCCGACCCCAAACTGGCGGCCCTGCCCGTGGTTGCCATGACCGCTCATGCGATGGTGGATGACCGCCAGCGCTTCCTGGCCGCAGGCATGAACGACCACCTGGCCAAGCCGATCAGTCCCGAGACGCTGTTTGATGTACTGGGACGGTGGACCCGCCAGCGCGAGGTCCACACCCCCAACCCGGCCGAGCCATCGTCCCTGCCCTTGCCGGACATCGACGGGCTCGACACCGCCAGCGGCCTTGCCCGCACGCTCGGCGACCGGGCACTCTATCTGGATCTGCTCGACCGCTTCGCGCAGGAACAGCACGACGTGATGACACGGCTGCATGCGGCCCTGCCCAGCGATCGCGCCCTGGCGCGTCGCCTGGTCCACACCCTCAAGAGCGTGGCAGGCCTGATCGGGGCGAACCGGGTCCAGCTGCTCGCGGACGACATCGAAAACCAGCTGCTCCGTCCCAACAGCCAGGTCGATACAGCACTGCTGCCCAAGCTGGACGCCGAACTCTCGGCCGTGCTGGCTGGCTACCACGCCTTCCGCGATTCACTGGGCGTGGCTGCCCGTGAGCATGTGGAGCTGACCGGGCTGATCGCCCTGCTGCGGGCCCAGGA
The window above is part of the Chitinimonas sp. BJYL2 genome. Proteins encoded here:
- a CDS encoding ATP-binding protein; the protein is MSHPTVSQEPWRSTFQTALTRMRDDPVATMQTGEQMLAEGKAQNDIAQQLYGELTIALSQYFADGSRSNEAALRDLNQRFTALQCRDGMLLARFGMIAVQRVMGRIEEAYRLGHELLLPAIPEEHSLASVLALNTMGIVAQEAGVTDEAIRHFYAALDAARALDMQARVAQITCNIGELFYICGNAEDGETMLWEAREIAKRCGERWLLPFVSFVLALCKLSREDVDGAHEVIAEFIDAGIDTLQTTPSNRGFFLAVAAYTLSQRNELDRAEQLCQLALANIDTYEQRHLKPYSWWASGHLHHARGRLPEAIRDLNRAIDENSDMGYVFMPMKATAELAQIHESRQDWPAALADYKRYHALFERAQGQATRTKLQVVRIQSDLREAEAARRLAEEATRAKSMFLANMSHEIRTPMNAVIGMSHLALKTPLSPKQKDYLQKIHGSAVSLLGIINDILDFSKIEAGKLDLDVSDFALSDVINRVSDLTASQAADKGLDYQVTLPADIPQQLRGDGMRLGQVLTNLVNNAVKFTEQGKVQIQATLEHEDKQGVSLRFSVQDTGIGMTPEQCGRLFQAFTQADGTTTRRFGGTGLGLSIARRLVELMGGRIWVESTPAVGTTFHFTVRMQRGSAAERVSSHDVRSALPDFRDIAVLLVEDNDINQQIAVELLQAVGVVVEVAGNGQEALDLLRLHDRPPYDLILLDVQMPVMDGFETIRAIRADPKLAALPVVAMTAHAMVDDRQRFLAAGMNDHLAKPISPETLFDVLGRWTRQREVHTPNPAEPSSLPLPDIDGLDTASGLARTLGDRALYLDLLDRFAQEQHDVMTRLHAALPSDRALARRLVHTLKSVAGLIGANRVQLLADDIENQLLRPNSQVDTALLPKLDAELSAVLAGYHAFRDSLGVAAREHVELTGLIALLRAQDGEAVDYLDQHRASLVHALPAAVLQRLEKQIRQYNYEAALATLSAQASAVA